The proteins below come from a single bacterium genomic window:
- the infC gene encoding translation initiation factor IF-3 — protein MNHRIRCPQVRLLDSQGNMLGVLTVSEAMSMAVRAGLDLVEVSPNAEPPVCRIMDFGKFKYEQARKEREARKHQHAAEMKEVKFHANVADHDFLTKVNHIHGFLEKGMKVKCSLYFRGRENAHRELGFEVINRVMKSCEEVAQPDMPPKLIGSSIVMVLGPRSGKPVTAGAARPAGMGTGLPIPPSVTGVSTPAAPVMAPKPIPPR, from the coding sequence GTGAATCACCGGATTCGGTGTCCGCAAGTCAGGTTGCTTGACTCGCAGGGGAATATGCTCGGTGTACTCACCGTCAGTGAGGCCATGTCCATGGCCGTTCGTGCAGGTCTGGATTTAGTCGAGGTTTCGCCCAATGCTGAGCCGCCCGTTTGTCGCATCATGGACTTTGGGAAGTTCAAGTATGAGCAGGCTCGCAAGGAACGTGAGGCTCGCAAACATCAGCATGCGGCTGAGATGAAGGAAGTGAAATTCCATGCGAACGTTGCGGATCATGATTTCCTGACGAAGGTGAATCACATTCACGGGTTCTTGGAAAAGGGGATGAAGGTGAAATGTTCCCTTTACTTCCGGGGCCGTGAGAATGCGCATCGCGAGCTTGGGTTTGAAGTCATCAATCGCGTGATGAAGAGTTGTGAAGAGGTGGCTCAGCCGGATATGCCCCCGAAATTGATCGGAAGCAGTATCGTCATGGTCTTGGGCCCGCGGTCGGGAAAACCTGTTACGGCAGGGGCGGCACGCCCGGCTGGAATGGGAACTGGATTGCCTATTCCACCTTCGGTAACCGGCGTTTCAACGCCAGCTGCTCCGGTGATGGCACCCAAGCCGATTCCGCCGCGTTAA
- the thrS gene encoding threonine--tRNA ligase, translating to MDLETLRHSTAHVMAAAICRLYENVQLDIGPAIESGFYYDFDLSNRLTPEDFPKIEAEMARIVAENAPFERLEMDRAQAEEALKAKGQRYKLERLSDIPAGETITFFRCGDFMDLCRGPHVAYTGEIKAFKLLSVAGSYFRGIETNPMLQRVYGMVALSQADLEAQILQQEEALKRDHRKLGKELDLFSIQEDVGPGLVHWHPKGARIRSIIEDYWRQEHFKGGYELLYTPHIGRAGLWETSGHLGFYSENMYAPMKVDDVSYYAKPMNCPFHIQIYKSHKRSYRDLPLRWAEMGTVYRYEKTGVLHGLLRVRGFTQDDAHIFCTPDQIVDEIKRTVKFALKIWRSFGFTEITAYLATKPAKAVGDPARWEQATESLKQALEAENIPFVLDDGGGAFYGPKIDLKVKDAIGREWQMSTIQFDFNLPERFELAYHGDDGKEHQPYMVHRALLGSLERFFGVLIEHYAGAFPLWLAPEQIRVLPISDKVLSAAEKLAETLGEELFRVSVDRSSDKLGAKIRNAQVEKIPYMLILGAREAEAGLVSVRSRTGGDLGTMKIEELVGMLREEVVSKAVGGKRGAVESPATRR from the coding sequence TTGGATTTAGAAACTCTGCGCCATAGTACGGCGCATGTCATGGCCGCTGCGATCTGCCGGCTGTATGAGAACGTCCAGTTGGACATTGGACCGGCTATCGAGAGCGGGTTCTATTACGATTTCGACCTGTCGAATCGTCTCACTCCTGAAGATTTTCCCAAAATCGAAGCCGAAATGGCCCGTATCGTTGCTGAAAATGCACCTTTTGAGCGGCTCGAAATGGATCGCGCCCAGGCGGAAGAGGCCTTGAAAGCCAAGGGGCAACGCTACAAGTTGGAACGTTTAAGTGACATTCCGGCAGGGGAGACCATTACGTTCTTCCGCTGCGGTGATTTCATGGATTTATGCCGTGGCCCCCATGTTGCCTATACCGGGGAAATCAAGGCCTTCAAGCTTTTGTCTGTGGCCGGTTCCTACTTCCGCGGGATCGAGACCAATCCGATGCTCCAGCGCGTCTACGGTATGGTGGCCTTGTCGCAGGCGGATCTGGAGGCCCAGATTCTCCAACAGGAAGAGGCGCTGAAACGCGATCATCGCAAACTCGGCAAAGAACTGGATTTGTTCAGTATCCAGGAAGATGTCGGACCGGGGCTTGTGCATTGGCATCCTAAAGGTGCCCGTATCCGTTCGATCATCGAGGATTACTGGCGCCAGGAACATTTCAAGGGCGGCTACGAACTTCTCTATACCCCGCATATCGGTCGTGCCGGACTCTGGGAGACTTCGGGTCATTTGGGGTTCTATTCGGAGAATATGTACGCGCCCATGAAGGTGGACGACGTGTCGTATTACGCCAAACCAATGAATTGCCCGTTCCATATCCAGATCTATAAGAGTCACAAGCGCTCCTATCGGGACTTGCCCCTGCGCTGGGCGGAGATGGGCACGGTCTATCGCTACGAGAAGACGGGTGTTTTGCATGGCCTGTTGCGGGTGCGTGGCTTCACACAGGATGATGCTCATATTTTCTGTACCCCGGATCAGATCGTGGATGAAATTAAGCGGACGGTGAAGTTTGCGCTTAAGATCTGGCGTTCCTTCGGATTTACGGAAATTACGGCCTATCTGGCCACCAAGCCGGCCAAAGCCGTTGGCGATCCCGCCCGCTGGGAACAGGCCACCGAATCTCTCAAACAAGCCCTTGAGGCTGAAAATATTCCCTTTGTGCTGGATGATGGGGGCGGGGCTTTCTACGGTCCTAAGATTGACTTGAAAGTGAAGGATGCGATCGGTCGTGAATGGCAGATGAGCACTATCCAGTTTGATTTTAACCTTCCAGAACGCTTTGAACTGGCCTATCATGGGGATGATGGCAAAGAGCATCAACCCTATATGGTTCATCGGGCTCTGTTGGGCAGCCTGGAGCGGTTCTTTGGCGTTCTGATTGAACACTATGCCGGGGCCTTTCCGCTGTGGCTGGCGCCGGAGCAAATTCGTGTGCTTCCTATCAGTGATAAGGTCTTGTCCGCCGCGGAGAAACTTGCCGAGACGTTGGGTGAGGAACTTTTCCGGGTTAGCGTGGATCGAAGTTCTGATAAACTGGGTGCCAAGATTCGTAATGCCCAGGTCGAAAAGATCCCTTATATGTTGATATTGGGTGCCCGTGAAGCGGAAGCCGGACTGGTCTCAGTCCGGAGCCGGACCGGCGGGGATCTCGGCACCATGAAAATCGAGGAGTTGGTTGGCATGCTGCGCGAGGAAGTGGTAAGCAAGGCCGTGGGTGGTAAACGAGGGGCCGTAGAAAGCCCCGCAACAAGGAGGTAG
- a CDS encoding glycosyltransferase family 4 protein — protein sequence MKVLLVAGVGERPEARLFPELAARGIQVDLLCDTSSPYFDPLKAAGFPMTHLKMKARLDFTAIKAIRHLLKTGSYDIVHAFNSRALSNSLIASTGVSAKTIGYCGTMGHLRSWDPSSYLAVLNPRVDRIVCISLAVQNYLESMGVPKSRLTQIYKGHDPTWFKAAPRASLSEFGIPDDAVVIGCIANMRPIKGVPILIEAVRRLAPHLPVHLLLVGQNGDAEVNKLVGNSAIRERIHLAGFRMDAPQLMGACDLFVMPTLKNEGFSKAVVEAMCMGVTCIVSAVGGMVELVEQDKTGKIIPPGDPIALASAIEAYAISSTLRRQHGQNGLQRIVDHFSFSKMVDETILMYRTLQPDIGI from the coding sequence ATGAAAGTATTACTTGTTGCTGGAGTTGGAGAACGCCCGGAAGCACGCCTTTTCCCGGAATTGGCGGCCCGGGGCATTCAGGTTGATCTCCTGTGCGACACCTCCTCCCCTTACTTTGATCCGCTCAAAGCGGCGGGGTTCCCCATGACCCACTTGAAGATGAAGGCCAGGCTGGATTTCACGGCCATCAAAGCCATTCGCCACCTGCTCAAAACCGGTTCCTATGACATTGTCCATGCCTTCAACAGCCGCGCCCTTTCCAACAGCCTGATCGCCTCCACGGGAGTCTCTGCCAAGACTATCGGGTATTGCGGCACCATGGGGCATCTCCGCTCCTGGGATCCCTCCTCCTATCTGGCCGTCTTAAATCCCAGGGTTGATCGCATTGTCTGTATTTCCCTGGCAGTCCAAAACTATCTCGAATCCATGGGGGTCCCCAAAAGCCGGCTGACTCAAATCTATAAGGGGCACGATCCTACCTGGTTCAAAGCAGCCCCCCGTGCGAGTCTGAGCGAATTCGGCATCCCGGACGATGCCGTGGTCATCGGGTGCATTGCCAATATGCGCCCGATCAAAGGCGTGCCCATCCTGATCGAAGCAGTTCGCCGGCTTGCGCCGCACCTGCCGGTTCACCTCCTCCTGGTAGGCCAGAACGGGGATGCTGAAGTGAACAAACTTGTTGGCAACAGCGCCATTCGCGAACGCATTCACCTGGCGGGTTTCCGCATGGATGCCCCTCAACTCATGGGGGCCTGCGATTTATTCGTCATGCCTACCCTTAAAAATGAAGGATTTTCCAAGGCCGTCGTGGAAGCCATGTGCATGGGAGTCACCTGCATCGTCTCCGCTGTCGGCGGCATGGTGGAATTGGTTGAGCAGGACAAAACGGGGAAAATCATTCCGCCGGGGGATCCCATCGCTCTGGCCAGTGCCATAGAGGCTTATGCCATTAGCAGTACCCTTCGCAGACAACATGGCCAAAATGGACTCCAGCGCATTGTGGATCATTTTTCATTTTCAAAAATGGTGGATGAAACCATTTTAATGTATCGAACTCTTCAACCTGACATCGGCATCTGA
- a CDS encoding DedA family protein — translation MEFLAHLFQANVDIIERMGYPGIVFLMTLESSVFPIPSELVMPQAGYLVSMGTMSMPLVIILGVLGSWLGALLNYTVAMWLGRPFFQKYGKYFFCPQDKFAMVERFFQAHGEISTFTGRLIPVVRHLISIPAGLTRMKMSHFLLYTGIGSAIWVSILAYIGFLCGKNMDLIKKYSHICTIGVIIGCVVIIVVYTWLHKRRQAKYGKASAQP, via the coding sequence ATGGAGTTTTTAGCGCATTTGTTCCAGGCCAACGTCGACATTATCGAACGCATGGGTTATCCCGGAATTGTCTTCCTGATGACCTTGGAAAGCTCCGTCTTTCCAATACCCAGTGAACTCGTTATGCCACAGGCTGGATACCTCGTTTCCATGGGCACCATGAGTATGCCGCTAGTGATCATTCTGGGCGTTTTAGGAAGTTGGCTGGGAGCCTTACTTAATTACACCGTCGCCATGTGGCTCGGACGCCCCTTTTTTCAAAAATACGGCAAATATTTCTTCTGTCCGCAGGATAAGTTCGCCATGGTGGAACGGTTCTTTCAGGCTCATGGCGAAATCAGCACCTTCACCGGCCGTTTAATACCTGTCGTCCGACACCTCATTTCCATTCCGGCCGGCTTGACTCGCATGAAAATGTCGCATTTTCTGCTTTATACCGGTATTGGCTCCGCGATCTGGGTCAGTATTCTGGCGTATATCGGCTTTCTATGCGGAAAGAACATGGATCTCATTAAAAAATATTCCCATATCTGCACCATCGGTGTGATCATCGGGTGCGTGGTTATCATCGTCGTCTATACGTGGCTCCACAAACGTCGTCAGGCAAAATACGGAAAAGCGTCCGCCCAACCATGA
- a CDS encoding amylo-alpha-1,6-glucosidase, translated as MTPLPVIPKEKCQELHTSLRSEWLETNGNGGYASSTIHNCNTRKYHGLLVAGLANPAGRFTLLSKYEDSIITATGEYPLSSNCYPGVMHPDGHRYLTEFRLEEGPVFRYQFEGMVIQKRLLMVQGENTVLVEYQLEQSQVPVRLRLKPLLAFRRHHELKQEDTLIHTQSAEAPDGFSIHPYDGLPPLYIQASQPPRFEAQPVWYRNLEYFMEAERGYDYHEDCFCPGTLELTLPPQGRVIVSASLLSQQDLPATWDKEHARRQACAREAEAVALHSGDPDMVEPLPALIRSGLHFTIRTPGSARATIIAGYPWFDDWGRDTLISLPGLTFYSGRPELGIEILKAVAPHERDGLIPNCFAADPEHHAYNSVDASLWYFWAVQQMLECTGDRKTLHDTLWPVLKRIATRFMAGTHYDVFMTPEGLLHAGNRNTQLTWMDATSHGQPVTPRYGFAVELNALWFNALVFCETLATSFHEKLPWPADLTKRLKTAFTSTFWLEGPGYLADSFAEGILNESIRPNQIFAASLPFSPLTARQRKSVVETVRRDLFTPYGLRTLAPHDVAYRGRYEGDQPTRDAAYHQGTVWPWLLGHYGEAVLKTSSTPAQAALELSQQLRPLLDYSLKGRGLINVPEIFDGDSPQRPNGCPAQAWSSAELIRLFTLCGRTCSR; from the coding sequence ATGACCCCCCTTCCCGTCATTCCCAAAGAGAAATGCCAGGAACTCCACACTTCATTACGCAGTGAGTGGTTGGAGACAAATGGTAACGGAGGGTACGCCTCCAGCACGATTCACAACTGTAACACCCGGAAATATCACGGCTTACTTGTTGCAGGCCTGGCCAACCCCGCCGGACGGTTTACACTGCTCTCCAAGTACGAGGATTCAATCATTACCGCCACCGGCGAGTACCCGCTTTCCAGCAATTGCTATCCGGGCGTCATGCATCCGGACGGCCATCGCTACTTGACGGAATTCCGCCTCGAGGAAGGCCCGGTCTTCCGCTATCAGTTCGAAGGCATGGTCATCCAAAAGCGCCTTCTCATGGTACAGGGCGAAAACACCGTGCTGGTCGAATATCAATTGGAACAGAGCCAGGTTCCCGTCCGGCTGAGGCTGAAGCCCCTGCTCGCCTTCCGCCGCCATCACGAACTCAAGCAGGAAGACACGTTGATCCACACCCAGTCTGCAGAAGCCCCCGACGGGTTCAGTATCCATCCCTACGATGGCTTGCCCCCGCTTTACATTCAGGCCAGTCAACCACCGCGCTTCGAGGCTCAACCGGTATGGTACCGGAATCTCGAATATTTCATGGAAGCGGAGCGGGGCTATGATTATCACGAAGACTGCTTCTGCCCGGGCACCCTGGAGCTCACGCTACCCCCGCAGGGACGCGTGATTGTCTCCGCATCACTTTTATCCCAACAGGATCTTCCCGCCACCTGGGACAAGGAACACGCCCGGCGCCAGGCCTGTGCCAGGGAAGCCGAGGCGGTGGCCCTTCATTCCGGGGATCCCGACATGGTCGAGCCCTTGCCCGCCCTTATCCGAAGTGGCCTCCACTTCACCATTCGTACGCCGGGTTCCGCTCGTGCCACCATCATTGCCGGTTATCCCTGGTTTGATGACTGGGGCCGCGACACCCTGATCAGTCTGCCGGGACTCACCTTTTATTCCGGCCGTCCGGAGCTCGGGATTGAAATCCTGAAAGCCGTCGCACCCCACGAGCGGGATGGCCTAATACCCAATTGCTTCGCGGCCGATCCGGAACATCACGCCTATAATTCGGTGGATGCCTCCCTTTGGTATTTCTGGGCTGTTCAGCAAATGCTGGAATGCACCGGCGACCGAAAAACCCTGCACGACACCCTCTGGCCCGTACTGAAACGTATTGCCACCCGCTTCATGGCCGGAACCCATTACGATGTCTTTATGACGCCTGAAGGGCTCCTGCATGCCGGCAACCGGAATACGCAATTGACCTGGATGGATGCAACATCACACGGTCAGCCGGTGACCCCGCGCTACGGTTTTGCCGTGGAACTCAACGCGCTCTGGTTCAACGCCCTGGTCTTCTGCGAAACTTTAGCCACCAGTTTTCATGAAAAACTGCCCTGGCCGGCGGATCTCACCAAACGATTAAAGACCGCTTTCACCTCCACCTTCTGGCTGGAAGGCCCCGGCTATCTGGCGGATTCGTTTGCCGAAGGAATCTTGAACGAATCGATTCGTCCAAACCAGATTTTTGCAGCCTCCCTCCCCTTCTCTCCCCTGACCGCCCGTCAGCGCAAAAGCGTCGTGGAAACCGTACGGCGGGATTTATTCACTCCGTACGGATTACGGACCCTCGCCCCGCATGATGTTGCCTACCGGGGCCGATACGAGGGAGACCAGCCCACCCGCGATGCAGCCTACCACCAAGGCACCGTATGGCCCTGGTTGCTGGGGCATTACGGAGAAGCGGTCTTGAAAACCAGCAGTACCCCTGCCCAGGCGGCCCTGGAATTATCCCAACAGCTGCGGCCCCTTCTGGACTACAGCCTGAAAGGCCGGGGGTTAATCAATGTCCCCGAAATCTTCGATGGAGATTCGCCTCAACGCCCGAATGGCTGTCCCGCACAGGCCTGGAGCAGTGCCGAATTGATCCGACTTTTTACGCTTTGCGGTCGCACCTGTTCCCGCTAA
- a CDS encoding glycosyltransferase family 4 protein, protein MRILMFGWEFPPHISGGLGTACYEITRTLSHHGAKITFVVPRAESPVAESHVQLVAASASPFAYPPTADEFFEHLDIKPFDSILRPYLNDAEYQTVLNATAERALERPNRTSVIESTGHYGQNLMAEVARYSEVGEDLAQHGDFDLIHAHDWMTFLAAIRAKRVTGKPLVVHVHSVEYDRSGDHTNQSIFDIEKLGMQEADHVIAVSHYTRNLILDQYGIAPEKVSVIHNAVSRRNIEKVYHVARPRNDKIVLFLGRVTSQKGPDFFVEAAARVLEKMSNVTFVMAGSGDMLPRMIERVGELRLGRHFHFTGFLNGHDVERMYAMSDLYVMPSVSEPFGLSPLEAMLYDVPVILSRQAGVNEVLPHALTVNFWDVDDIADKILAVLKYPVLTRELLRSGRKSLRNVRWEVAAARIQLLYNKLLS, encoded by the coding sequence ATGCGTATCTTGATGTTCGGCTGGGAGTTTCCACCTCACATCAGCGGAGGCTTGGGAACAGCGTGTTATGAAATTACACGAACGCTATCACATCATGGCGCGAAGATTACTTTTGTGGTGCCGCGAGCGGAATCGCCAGTTGCAGAATCACATGTGCAACTGGTGGCTGCCTCCGCCTCACCTTTCGCCTATCCTCCCACGGCTGATGAATTTTTCGAGCACCTCGACATCAAGCCGTTTGATTCGATTCTACGTCCTTATCTCAATGACGCTGAATACCAGACCGTCCTGAACGCCACGGCCGAACGGGCCCTTGAGCGTCCGAATCGTACGAGTGTCATCGAGTCCACCGGACATTACGGCCAGAACCTGATGGCCGAGGTCGCCCGCTACAGCGAAGTGGGCGAGGATCTTGCGCAACATGGTGACTTCGACCTGATCCATGCCCATGACTGGATGACTTTTCTGGCAGCTATCCGGGCGAAACGCGTAACAGGGAAGCCCCTGGTCGTTCATGTCCATTCGGTTGAATATGACCGCAGTGGCGACCACACCAATCAAAGCATCTTCGACATTGAAAAGCTCGGCATGCAGGAGGCCGATCATGTCATTGCGGTCAGTCATTACACCCGCAACCTGATATTGGATCAATACGGCATCGCCCCGGAAAAGGTCAGCGTCATCCATAATGCGGTATCCCGTCGGAACATCGAGAAGGTCTACCACGTCGCCCGCCCCCGCAACGACAAAATCGTTCTTTTCCTGGGCCGTGTCACATCACAAAAAGGGCCAGATTTCTTTGTAGAAGCGGCCGCCAGGGTTCTTGAAAAGATGTCCAACGTCACCTTCGTCATGGCCGGTTCCGGCGATATGCTGCCCCGGATGATCGAACGCGTCGGGGAGCTTCGACTGGGGCGCCATTTCCATTTCACGGGATTTCTCAATGGCCATGACGTGGAACGTATGTACGCCATGAGCGACCTGTACGTCATGCCCAGCGTTTCAGAACCCTTCGGGCTCTCCCCCTTGGAAGCCATGCTTTATGATGTCCCCGTCATTCTGTCCAGACAGGCAGGCGTCAATGAAGTCCTTCCCCACGCCCTCACTGTGAATTTCTGGGATGTTGACGATATTGCCGATAAGATCCTGGCCGTCCTCAAATATCCCGTGTTGACAAGAGAACTGCTCCGAAGTGGCCGAAAATCGCTTCGCAATGTACGGTGGGAAGTTGCCGCCGCACGCATTCAACTCCTCTACAATAAACTTCTAAGTTGA
- a CDS encoding polysaccharide deacetylase family protein, which yields MPSVCLILKVHEPHRLRHYSFFDIGESISYADDVADFAHLDKVTRHCYLPATRILLKQIKEYKNDFRFSILLSGVAIDQFERFQPELLTQFKQLADTGCVEFICEPYFHSLAFIFSKPEFREQIELHQQKLNSLFGQTPETFHYHALGYNNDIAHEANSFGFKVMLASGADHMLGGRSLNRLYESAPHPALKLLLKNPLLADNIARFSPTAGLSLAPLTPSQFMSRLIEKQGEIITLTSDLNAFEEHPLGEVGALEFLDQFPGTLLSHKGFMLETPAQAVNTNTTCGSISIPGFKSWEDAEQESQDWMGNEMQKDAIHGLYLIEQEVKAHPDPALLHAWRYLQVSDHFLYMNTKQLTVDSENGKLSPYHSPYDAYINFMNILTDFSERLAAR from the coding sequence ATGCCCTCCGTATGTCTCATCCTCAAGGTTCATGAGCCGCACCGCTTGCGACATTATTCCTTCTTTGATATCGGAGAATCCATAAGCTATGCCGACGATGTCGCTGACTTTGCCCATCTGGACAAAGTCACCCGCCACTGCTACCTCCCCGCAACCCGGATTCTATTGAAGCAAATCAAGGAATACAAAAATGATTTCCGGTTTTCTATTTTGCTGTCCGGTGTAGCCATCGACCAGTTCGAACGTTTTCAACCGGAACTTCTCACCCAGTTCAAACAGTTGGCCGATACCGGTTGTGTCGAGTTCATCTGTGAACCCTACTTCCATTCCCTTGCGTTTATTTTCTCCAAGCCGGAATTCAGGGAACAAATTGAACTTCATCAGCAAAAGCTGAACAGTCTTTTTGGGCAAACACCTGAAACCTTTCACTATCATGCATTGGGCTACAATAATGATATCGCGCACGAAGCCAATTCTTTCGGCTTCAAGGTCATGCTTGCTTCTGGTGCCGACCACATGCTGGGAGGTCGTTCACTGAACCGCCTGTATGAGTCCGCCCCTCACCCTGCCCTCAAACTCCTTCTTAAAAACCCCTTGCTTGCCGATAATATCGCCCGGTTTTCGCCCACAGCAGGGCTATCATTAGCCCCCTTAACCCCCAGCCAATTTATGAGTCGCCTGATTGAGAAACAAGGCGAGATCATCACCCTGACCAGCGATCTCAATGCTTTTGAAGAACATCCCCTCGGTGAAGTTGGCGCGCTGGAGTTTCTAGATCAATTCCCGGGCACGTTACTTTCACATAAAGGGTTTATGCTTGAAACCCCAGCCCAAGCGGTTAACACCAACACAACCTGTGGATCCATCTCCATCCCCGGATTTAAATCCTGGGAGGATGCCGAACAGGAATCCCAAGACTGGATGGGGAATGAAATGCAAAAAGACGCCATTCACGGGCTATATCTGATCGAGCAGGAAGTCAAGGCACACCCGGATCCCGCCTTACTTCACGCGTGGCGGTACCTGCAGGTTTCCGACCATTTCCTTTACATGAACACGAAGCAACTCACCGTTGATAGCGAAAACGGCAAATTGAGTCCTTACCATTCTCCCTACGACGCCTATATCAACTTCATGAACATTCTGACCGATTTTTCCGAGCGCCTTGCCGCCCGCTAA
- a CDS encoding outer membrane beta-barrel protein gives MKYGHFLRFAMVAGLATGMMTKALPAQAQETGDRHPFNISLSPGFIDMEGDFPTKDGFEGSVKLGYDMNDWWSFEGGLFLAPVLKAQYTPRRDATTGGVWKNVNLLGEQTGDPGISQTTGYGFTMDALFHPTPWKRVDPYLAIGFQGIGFTDDMKDYDTFAVGLRGGGGVIYNINDSWGLRADYRAGFGDGGKKATVNATYEVGVRYVIGADVPHKFVVSGGPKDSDADGLTDDEENNTYGTNPHDPDTDHDGLGDFEEVRKYKTDPLNPDTDFDGLKDGAEVYNYHTEPLMRDTDGGGVADGHEVIEDGTDPRAGHGADDLQLFELNIQFDYDKDIIKPEYFKDLDIIGKVLQRDPGATARIEGHADKQKKSSKPHNDQLSERRAKACANYLATKWNINRANMTSVGYGFSRPKAKNDPIVGNPVNRRVEVYIRKSGKPEPTTPLTQVEVNSVGAVVPVETK, from the coding sequence ATGAAATACGGACATTTTCTTCGGTTTGCGATGGTTGCTGGGCTGGCCACGGGTATGATGACAAAAGCACTTCCTGCTCAGGCTCAGGAAACGGGAGATCGGCATCCATTCAATATTTCTTTGTCCCCTGGCTTTATTGACATGGAGGGTGACTTTCCCACTAAGGATGGTTTTGAGGGTTCCGTCAAACTCGGGTATGACATGAACGACTGGTGGTCGTTTGAGGGTGGTCTCTTTCTTGCACCGGTGCTAAAAGCGCAATACACCCCTCGGCGTGATGCGACAACGGGCGGGGTATGGAAAAATGTCAATCTCCTCGGCGAACAGACGGGGGATCCGGGGATCAGCCAAACAACGGGTTATGGGTTTACCATGGACGCCCTTTTCCACCCCACGCCTTGGAAACGAGTGGATCCTTATCTGGCGATCGGCTTTCAGGGTATCGGTTTTACCGATGACATGAAGGACTATGATACTTTCGCAGTAGGTCTGCGGGGCGGCGGTGGCGTTATCTATAATATTAATGATTCCTGGGGCCTGCGTGCTGATTACCGTGCGGGTTTCGGGGACGGCGGCAAGAAGGCGACGGTTAATGCGACCTATGAAGTGGGTGTGCGCTACGTCATCGGTGCCGATGTGCCTCATAAATTTGTCGTGTCCGGTGGGCCCAAGGACAGCGATGCCGATGGGTTGACGGATGATGAGGAGAATAATACTTACGGGACGAATCCCCACGATCCTGATACGGATCACGATGGGCTTGGCGATTTCGAAGAAGTGCGCAAGTACAAGACTGATCCCTTGAATCCTGATACCGATTTTGATGGTTTGAAGGATGGCGCTGAAGTGTATAACTACCATACCGAGCCGTTGATGCGTGATACTGACGGTGGTGGAGTGGCGGATGGGCATGAAGTGATTGAGGATGGAACTGATCCGCGCGCTGGCCACGGGGCTGATGATCTGCAGCTTTTCGAATTGAACATTCAATTTGACTACGACAAGGACATCATTAAGCCTGAGTATTTCAAGGATCTGGATATCATTGGGAAGGTGTTGCAGCGTGATCCCGGAGCGACCGCGCGTATTGAGGGGCATGCCGATAAGCAGAAGAAATCAAGCAAGCCGCACAATGACCAGCTGTCTGAGCGTCGTGCTAAGGCCTGTGCGAATTATCTGGCGACCAAGTGGAACATCAATCGTGCCAACATGACGTCGGTTGGTTATGGCTTCAGCCGCCCGAAAGCGAAGAATGATCCGATTGTCGGGAACCCGGTGAACCGTCGCGTTGAGGTCTATATCCGTAAGTCAGGTAAACCTGAGCCTACGACTCCCCTGACGCAAGTGGAAGTCAACAGTGTGGGTGCTGTAGTGCCTGTTGAAACGAAGTAA